The sequence GAACTCACTTCAATACCGTTGGTCGTTCCCATATCCGCCTCAAGCAGCGTGACTGTGCCGTCTGTGTCGATGCGCCAGATTTGCCCCGTCGATTCCGCCCAATTCGGATCGCTAGCATAGACGATATCGTTGGAGCCGATGGCTATGTCATTTGGCTGATTCATGGTTGGTTCGTGTGCGTAAACGCTAATTTCTCGTGTCTCCATATCAACCTTGAGGATGTTGTGGTTGGTATAGTCGGCGATAAGCATGAAACCCGCACTGTCGAAACGGAGGCCGTTTCCAATACTACCGTTGGACAGCTCGACAAATACACTACACTTCCCTGCCGGGGTAACCTTCCCGATCGTGTGCTGACGTGCGTAGTTGACGGCGTAGAGATTGCCATCGGCGTCGCAAGCAGGACCCTCAATACCAGAGGTAAAACCATCCCGCTCTGTGAAGACATGACTGATAAAAAGTTCATCGATCATTGTGACAAATTCCCTTTCCTATAAGATAATATCGCTCTATTTTGGCTGAAATTCACCGTCGAGTCAATAAAGAAATGGCAGTACAATAGGGCGTTTATGGTAGATTTTAGAATTAATTGGACACTGTAAATCGGCGAGGTTAGGAAACATTGACTACCGGGGCTGGAAAAATCCCCGCT is a genomic window of Candidatus Poribacteria bacterium containing:
- a CDS encoding SMP-30/gluconolactonase/LRE family protein, yielding MIDELFISHVFTERDGFTSGIEGPACDADGNLYAVNYARQHTIGKVTPAGKCSVFVELSNGSIGNGLRFDSAGFMLIADYTNHNILKVDMETREISVYAHEPTMNQPNDIAIGSNDIVYASDPNWAESTGQIWRIDTDGTVTLLEADMGTTNGIEVSSDENILYVNESVQRNIWAYDLSATGEVSNKRLLIQFPDFGFDGMRCDIEGNLYVTRHGKGTIAKVSPQGEVLIEVELAGKDCTNLAFGGPDGRTCYVTLADRGNVEYFRTDLPGRSWQLFQRS